The proteins below are encoded in one region of Numenius arquata chromosome W, bNumArq3.hap1.1, whole genome shotgun sequence:
- the LOC141476729 gene encoding LOW QUALITY PROTEIN: adenosine 5'-monophosphoramidase HINT1-like (The sequence of the model RefSeq protein was modified relative to this genomic sequence to represent the inferred CDS: deleted 1 base in 1 codon) has translation MEKAEGRSTTRRGSLRGLANVFSLHPQVGSLRAPRARKLPEPRGREQAKTTDETANRDAGSAGGDLAAQWAPRRAWPSGGSAGATTGVVVADELIGARAAWPGGATAVFGKIIGKALPANVAYEDEECLAFRDLSPQAPTLLLVMPKEPVIRLSEAEDSGECLLGHLMTVGKKRAAHLGLANGFRMVVDEGPEGGQPVCRVHLRILGGRQLGWPPG, from the exons ATGGAGAAGGCCGAG GGTCGCAGCACTACACGGCGCGGATCCCTCCGCGGACTCGCCAacgtcttctccctccacccccaggtcgGATCCCTCCGCGCCCCGAGGGCACGCAAGCTCCCTGAGCCCCG GGGACGGGAACAAGCGAAAACGACAGACGAGACAGCCAATCGAGACGCGGGGTCGGCCGGCGGCGATCTGGCGGCCCAATGGGCGCCGCGGAGGGCCTGGCCGAGCGGAGGAAGCGCGGGGGCGACAACGGGCGTTGTCGTGGCTGACGAGCTTATTGGGGCGCGGGCCGCCTGGCCCGGTGGCGCCACTGCTGTCTTCGGAAAGATCATCGGCAAGGCGCTT CCCGCCAACGTCGCCTACGAGGACGAGGAG tgccttgcgttccgtgatctttccccccaagctccgacgcttctcctagtcatgcctaaggagccagttatcaggttatctgaagcagaagattctgGTGAATGT ctgcttgggcatttaatgactgttggcaagaagcgtgctgctcacctgggcctGGCCAATGGATTCCGGATGGTTGTGGATGAAGGGCCCGAGGGTGGGCAGCCTGTGTGTCGTGTACATCTACGTATTCTGGGTGGCCGTCAGTTGGGCTGGCCGCCTGGCTAA